TGGAACCCAAGGAATCAAAATCCAGCGAAAACTTCAGGCCTATGGCAAAAATGGCCACGGGAGCCATAGTTTTACCTATTGCGGCTACTATGGGCATGAGGAATTGCGGAGTTTCCCATTGCATCAGACTCATCAGCACGGTTAGCAGTAGAAAAGCGAAAGGCGGGAAGGTCAGGATTTTCAGGGGGATTTGTGCCAGGTTCCCCTCCTCATGCGAATAAATAGATCCCACTATAATCGCCAAAGAAGAAACCAAGAGAAAAGAACCTCCCTGATCGATCAGAAGGGCTATGGGAAGGCCAGCTCTGCCATACAGCCCTTCGATTACAGGGAACCCCATAAATGAAGTATTGGCCAATCCAGCCACGATCACTAAACACCCGGTGGTTTGATTGTCCCAGTTCAGGATTTTCCCCAGGCTTCCAAAGATCAACCATGACAGTAAAAAGGTAAACCATGCTGCAGATATGGGTAGCAGCAAATCCCAACTCGGGGCAATCTGGGGGATGTAAAGCAGCGCTAAGGCTGGTAGTACTATATTCAGTAAGTAGGCATTTACCCATTGGGTCACTTTTTCTAGTGGAAAACCCGGTCTTTTTTGAAGGAAAAGTCCCAATAAAAGGCACAAAAATGCAATCAATGCAGCAGTCATAGGGGCTTTTTATAAATCCTTATATTTATTAACATAAAAATAATTTTGTATAATTGTAGCGTCTTGATAATCAGTATACTTTTAGAAAATTAACATCAGGTCTATGACGAAACTTATACCTATTTTTATCGATGGCGGTAAGTGGATTCAGCTTTCTCAGCTTTCCAGAGATCATGCCACCAAGCTTAAATCCTTTCTTCCTGTGGGTTCTCTGAAGAAAATTATGTTTCAAGGGAGCGAATTTACAGATTGTGTTGACTTTGCCACCTATGAATATTGGTTTAGGACATACCAGGTAAAGGAGCAGCGTCATGCTTTTTTGGATTTTTAATCTAGTCCGAAACTTTTCCTTTTTTCGTCAAAGTATTTTTCCAAGTCCGGATATAGATCACTTTCAGCTTCAGGGATGCCGGACAGGCTGAGTTCCATATTTCCCTCCATATTGTCTTTATTGATCTGCATGCTTTCCAAGAGATAAATCAAATCCTCCAGCATCAGTGGTTCTTCTGCGGAAGAAGGGTAAAGTAAATATTCATTGCCATAAAAATCCACAGCTTCAAATTGGATTTTACGATCTATCCAATGTGCAAAAATGCTGATTTGCTCACCCCATTGACTTTCAGGGTAATGAAGCTTCACCAGGCGTATGGTGGTAATTTCTCCGTCGAAATAGTCCTCAGGCCGGAATTTAAAATTGATCATTCCCCAAAAATAGCAAATACTTACGATTGACCTTTTTCATTCCTTCATTTGGATTGGAATATCGGGACTTTCAGGCTATTTTTGGGCTCGTTTTTGAGCTGTGAGTACAGTTCAATTTCCATAGCAAATCCGCTTTCAACCCCCTGATTATGAAAAGAGATACGGTTATTTTTGACCTGATTGCCCAAGAAGAGGACAGACAAAAGAGAGGAATCGAACTGATCGCCTCCGAAAATTTCACCAGCAAGCAAGTAATGGAAGCCGCCGGAAGCGTGCTTACCAATAAATATGCTGAAGGCTTACCTAGCAAGAGGTATTATGGTGGATGTGAGGTAGTTGACGAGATTGAACAGCTGGCGATTGATAGAGCCAAGCAACTTTTCGGTGCCACCTGGGCAAATGTACAGCCGCACTCTGGCGCCCAGGCAAATGCCGCTGTCATGCTGGCCTGTCTAAAAGCAGGGGATGCTATTTTAGGTTTTGACCTCTCACATGGTGGACACTTGACGCACGGATCTCCTGTGAATTTCTCAGGGAAACTATATGAACCACATTTCTATGGAGTAGAGGAGGAAACGGGAAGAATTGACTATGATAAAGTAGAAGCAAAGGCGCAGGAAGTCTCTCCAAAAATGATTATCTGTGGAGCATCTGCATATTCTAGAGATTGGGATTATGCTAGGCTAAGAGAAATTGCAGATGAGGTTGGAGCTATTCTTTTGGCGGATATTTCTCATCCATCCGGATTGATCGCCAGAGGCTTGCTGAATGACCCGTTGGAGCATTGCCATATTGTGACTACCACCACTCACAAAACGCTTAGAGGACCTAGGGGTGGTTTGATCATGATGCGGGAGGATTTTGACAATCCTTGGGGCTTGACTACTCCAAAAGGAGAAATCAGAAAAATGTCCTCTCTATTGGATATGGGCGTTTTCCCAGGTACACAAGGCGGGCCTTTGGAGCATATTATTGCTGCCAAAGCAATTGCTTTTGAGGAGGCCTTGTCTGACGAATACATGGAGTATGTGCTGCAGGTGAAAAAGAATGCATCCGTAATGGCCGAGGAGTTCGTAAGTTTAGGATATCAGATCATATCCGGTGGTACGGACAATCACATGATGTTGATTGACCTGAGAAATAAGGAGCTGACCGGAAAGATCGCAGAGCAAACACTGGGTAAGGTGGACATCACGATTAATAAAAACATGGTGCCATTTGATACCAAATCACCTTTTGTGACCTCAGGAATGCGAGTAGGAACAGCAGCTATCACCACCCGAGGGTTGAAGGAAGAGGATATGAAAAAGATAGTGACCTTGATAGACAAGGCGCTGAAAAACCATGACAATGAATCTGAATTGGAAAACATCCGTGCTGAAGTAAACGCTTGGATGAACCAATTCCCATTATACTAGAAATTTAAAATCACCCGTGGCGTTAGATCAATATCAGGAAGAGGAAGAAGGAATGTCCTTCTTGGATCATTTAGAGGCATTGCGATGGCATTTGCTCAGGTCTGTCTCGGCAATATTAATATTATCCGTAGCAGCTTTTTTGGCGAAGAGCTTTGTGTTCGGAGTAGTGATCCTAGGACCATCCAAGGTGGATTTTGTCACCTACCGATGGCTCTGTGAGGTCAGTGATTATGTAGGATTGCCGGCTCTCTGCATAGACGAACTTCCATTTACTATACAGAGTAGGCAGATGACTGGGCAGTTTACCATGCACATGACTTCGAGTTTTGTGGTTGGATTTATAGCTGCTTTCCCATTTGTGTTTTGGGAAGTTTGGAGATTTATCAGTCCTGGGCTTTATGATCAGGAGAGAAATGCTGCACGGGGAGCTGTATTCTTCGTAAGCTTGTTGTTCTTTATGGGAGCTGCTTTTGGATATTACATCCTTTCCCCGCTTTCCATTAATTTCCTGTCAAACTACCAGTTGGATCCCTCGATCCTGAATGAGTTTGATATTACTTCTTATATCTCCACCTTGACTATGTTGGTGCTAGCTTCGGCGATTATGTTTCAGCTTCCGGTGGTGGTGTATTTTCTGGCGATGTCAGGACTGGTGACTTCAGGAATGTTGAAATCCTATAGAAGACATGCGATTGTGGTGATTTTGGTGCTTTCTGCCATTATTACTCCTCCGGATGTGATTTCCCAGATTCTGATCGCAATGCCGATTTTGGTGCTTTATGAAGCTGGAATTCAGATTGCAAAACGTCTGGAGCGAAAGAGAGCTAGGAAAAGAGCTGAAGAGGAGATAGATGATGCGCTCTAAAAT
This genomic window from Algoriphagus sp. TR-M9 contains:
- a CDS encoding serine hydroxymethyltransferase; amino-acid sequence: MKRDTVIFDLIAQEEDRQKRGIELIASENFTSKQVMEAAGSVLTNKYAEGLPSKRYYGGCEVVDEIEQLAIDRAKQLFGATWANVQPHSGAQANAAVMLACLKAGDAILGFDLSHGGHLTHGSPVNFSGKLYEPHFYGVEEETGRIDYDKVEAKAQEVSPKMIICGASAYSRDWDYARLREIADEVGAILLADISHPSGLIARGLLNDPLEHCHIVTTTTHKTLRGPRGGLIMMREDFDNPWGLTTPKGEIRKMSSLLDMGVFPGTQGGPLEHIIAAKAIAFEEALSDEYMEYVLQVKKNASVMAEEFVSLGYQIISGGTDNHMMLIDLRNKELTGKIAEQTLGKVDITINKNMVPFDTKSPFVTSGMRVGTAAITTRGLKEEDMKKIVTLIDKALKNHDNESELENIRAEVNAWMNQFPLY
- a CDS encoding UDP-glucuronosyltransferase, which codes for MINFKFRPEDYFDGEITTIRLVKLHYPESQWGEQISIFAHWIDRKIQFEAVDFYGNEYLLYPSSAEEPLMLEDLIYLLESMQINKDNMEGNMELSLSGIPEAESDLYPDLEKYFDEKRKSFGLD
- the tatC gene encoding twin-arginine translocase subunit TatC produces the protein MALDQYQEEEEGMSFLDHLEALRWHLLRSVSAILILSVAAFLAKSFVFGVVILGPSKVDFVTYRWLCEVSDYVGLPALCIDELPFTIQSRQMTGQFTMHMTSSFVVGFIAAFPFVFWEVWRFISPGLYDQERNAARGAVFFVSLLFFMGAAFGYYILSPLSINFLSNYQLDPSILNEFDITSYISTLTMLVLASAIMFQLPVVVYFLAMSGLVTSGMLKSYRRHAIVVILVLSAIITPPDVISQILIAMPILVLYEAGIQIAKRLERKRARKRAEEEIDDAL
- a CDS encoding AEC family transporter, with protein sequence MTAALIAFLCLLLGLFLQKRPGFPLEKVTQWVNAYLLNIVLPALALLYIPQIAPSWDLLLPISAAWFTFLLSWLIFGSLGKILNWDNQTTGCLVIVAGLANTSFMGFPVIEGLYGRAGLPIALLIDQGGSFLLVSSLAIIVGSIYSHEEGNLAQIPLKILTFPPFAFLLLTVLMSLMQWETPQFLMPIVAAIGKTMAPVAIFAIGLKFSLDFDSLGSRFYWMGMGYRLVFAPFAVYLLYANFLSTESLEFKVTVLESGMAPMITGSIVAIKYGLKPKLATLLAGLGIPISILSVMVWYYLIS